Proteins encoded by one window of Blautia luti:
- a CDS encoding biotin--[acetyl-CoA-carboxylase] ligase, with the protein MTVKSSLLEMLEKNKGEVLSGERIAGTLGCTRAAVWKAVKSLREEGYHIEAGPNKGYMLAKDTNRLSQEGIRLFLDDPDVRIDIYDELESTNQTAKKEAMMGEAGHGAFVIARSQTAGRGRRGREFYSPADAGLYMSVILKPQGTIHDSLLITTAAAVAVYRAVEQICGIRLDIKWVNDLFYQGRKVCGILTEAVTDFESGDIEFVVVGMGLNICLEPELLPESLKEVAGALYQDQEEAEQTDRNRLAAMIVNELRKETKDLKLSPDYVAHNMILGHQITITDGTSVRKAEALEICPDGRLKVREENGEETIFSFGEVSVAL; encoded by the coding sequence ATGACTGTAAAATCAAGCCTTTTGGAGATGCTGGAGAAGAATAAAGGGGAAGTACTCTCGGGTGAAAGGATTGCCGGTACGCTGGGCTGCACTAGGGCAGCAGTGTGGAAAGCAGTGAAATCACTCCGGGAAGAAGGATATCATATTGAGGCAGGTCCGAATAAAGGATATATGCTTGCGAAGGATACAAACCGTTTGTCTCAGGAAGGAATCCGCCTGTTTCTGGATGATCCTGATGTGAGGATAGACATTTATGACGAACTGGAGTCCACAAATCAGACAGCCAAGAAAGAAGCGATGATGGGAGAAGCAGGACATGGCGCATTTGTAATTGCCAGAAGCCAGACAGCAGGCAGGGGCAGAAGGGGACGGGAATTTTATTCCCCGGCAGATGCGGGACTTTATATGAGCGTGATCCTGAAGCCTCAGGGAACCATACATGACAGCCTGTTGATCACTACAGCTGCAGCAGTGGCTGTGTACAGGGCAGTTGAACAGATCTGTGGGATCCGGCTGGATATCAAATGGGTAAACGACCTGTTTTATCAGGGAAGGAAAGTCTGTGGAATCCTTACAGAGGCTGTTACAGACTTTGAGAGCGGAGATATAGAATTTGTGGTAGTAGGTATGGGACTGAATATCTGTCTGGAACCGGAGCTGCTACCGGAATCATTGAAGGAAGTTGCCGGCGCGCTTTATCAGGATCAGGAGGAAGCAGAGCAGACAGACCGGAACAGACTTGCCGCAATGATCGTAAATGAACTGAGAAAAGAAACGAAAGATCTGAAACTGTCCCCGGATTATGTGGCACACAATATGATCCTCGGACACCAGATTACAATTACAGATGGAACTTCTGTCCGAAAGGCAGAAGCACTGGAAATCTGCCCGGATGGACGCCTGAAAGTAAGAGAAGAGAACGGAGAAGAGACGATATTTTCTTTCGGGGAGGTTTCGGTGGCGCTGTGA
- a CDS encoding CidA/LrgA family protein codes for MKYVRQFWIILLISAMGETLHVLIPLPVPASVYGLVIMLIALGTHIIKLEQVKEAAEFLIEIMPVMFIPAGVGLLTAWSVLKPVCVPIILITVITTVVVMIVTGRVTQTVIRMDRKKGQKKS; via the coding sequence ATGAAATACGTAAGACAATTCTGGATCATTTTACTGATATCCGCAATGGGAGAGACACTGCACGTCCTGATCCCGCTTCCTGTACCTGCAAGTGTGTATGGACTGGTGATCATGCTGATCGCACTGGGAACACACATTATCAAGCTGGAACAGGTCAAAGAAGCAGCTGAATTTCTCATAGAGATCATGCCGGTTATGTTTATCCCGGCAGGAGTAGGATTACTGACAGCATGGAGCGTACTGAAACCGGTATGTGTGCCGATCATTCTGATCACCGTGATCACTACAGTTGTGGTTATGATTGTAACAGGTCGTGTCACTCAGACGGTTATTCGTATGGACAGAAAGAAAGGACAGAAGAAATCATGA
- a CDS encoding type I phosphomannose isomerase catalytic subunit, translating to MAILKLKPSCKDYLWGGTRLRTEFGIEYDKDPLAESWELSCHPDGPSYIVNGEYAGKTLQEYIDAKGKEILGTDCQSFEQFPVLIKFIDAKKDLSIQVHPDNTYALKNEGQYGKTEMWYVMDAEEGASLLYGFNREVSEEEFEERIHNHTLLEVLNKVMIHKGDVLFIDPGTIHAIGAGSLIAEIQQNSNVTYRVYDYGRKGQDGKERELHVDKALQVTKREPAATDRDFGPHVASCEYFTVDKVILDGLRRKKLTGEADETSFVSVLVMSGAGKVTAGGETLEVKKGDSIFITAGSGEYELEGDMEALLTTV from the coding sequence ATGGCAATTTTAAAATTAAAACCAAGTTGCAAAGACTATCTCTGGGGCGGCACAAGATTAAGAACAGAATTTGGGATTGAGTACGATAAAGATCCTCTGGCTGAATCATGGGAACTTTCCTGCCATCCAGACGGACCAAGCTATATCGTAAACGGAGAATATGCAGGTAAAACTCTCCAGGAATATATTGATGCCAAGGGCAAAGAGATCCTGGGTACAGACTGCCAGTCCTTCGAGCAGTTCCCGGTTCTGATCAAATTTATCGATGCAAAGAAGGATCTGTCCATTCAGGTACATCCGGATAATACTTATGCCCTGAAGAATGAAGGCCAGTATGGTAAAACAGAGATGTGGTATGTAATGGATGCAGAAGAGGGAGCAAGTCTGCTCTACGGCTTTAACAGAGAAGTTTCTGAGGAAGAATTCGAAGAGCGTATCCACAACCATACTCTTCTGGAAGTCCTGAATAAAGTGATGATCCATAAAGGTGATGTTCTTTTCATCGATCCGGGTACTATCCATGCCATCGGTGCAGGAAGCCTGATCGCTGAAATCCAGCAGAACTCCAATGTTACATACCGTGTTTACGACTATGGTCGTAAAGGTCAGGATGGAAAAGAGAGAGAGCTTCATGTAGACAAAGCCCTTCAGGTAACCAAACGTGAACCGGCAGCTACAGACAGAGACTTCGGACCACACGTTGCATCCTGTGAATATTTCACAGTAGATAAAGTGATTCTGGACGGTCTGAGAAGAAAGAAACTTACAGGGGAAGCAGATGAGACTTCTTTCGTAAGTGTACTGGTAATGAGCGGAGCAGGTAAGGTTACTGCAGGCGGCGAAACATTAGAAGTTAAGAAAGGTGACAGCATCTTTATCACAGCCGGTTCCGGCGAATATGAGCTGGAAGGCGATATGGAGGCACTGCTTACCACTGTATAA
- a CDS encoding LrgB family protein, protein MTQFMSNSIFFGAAISLIAYEAGLFLKRKFKMAIFNPLLIAIIAVMAVLSLLHIDYDTYNQSGQYISYLLTPATVCLAVPLYQQIELLKKNLKAVVIGIVSGVLASMVSVLLFAKLFRLSHEQYVTLLPKSITTAIGMGVSEELGGIVTITVAVIIITGVLGNMIAETVIKLAHIEEPIAKGLALGTSAHAIGTAKAMELGEVEGAMSSLAIAVAGLLTVVSASVFAQFM, encoded by the coding sequence ATGACACAATTTATGAGCAATTCCATATTCTTTGGTGCAGCGATCAGCCTGATTGCATATGAAGCAGGACTTTTTTTGAAGAGAAAATTTAAGATGGCGATCTTTAACCCACTTCTGATCGCGATCATCGCAGTAATGGCAGTTCTCTCTTTATTACACATAGATTATGACACTTATAACCAGAGCGGCCAGTATATCAGCTATCTGCTCACCCCTGCGACTGTCTGCCTGGCAGTTCCGCTGTATCAGCAGATAGAACTTCTGAAAAAGAATCTCAAAGCAGTGGTGATCGGAATTGTTTCCGGCGTACTTGCAAGTATGGTCAGTGTATTGCTGTTTGCCAAACTGTTCCGGCTGAGTCATGAGCAGTATGTCACACTTCTTCCCAAGTCCATCACGACAGCTATCGGAATGGGTGTCTCTGAAGAACTTGGTGGTATCGTAACGATCACAGTTGCAGTTATCATCATCACCGGAGTTCTGGGAAATATGATCGCAGAAACCGTGATCAAACTGGCACACATCGAAGAGCCTATCGCCAAAGGTCTCGCACTTGGAACTTCCGCCCATGCCATCGGCACAGCGAAGGCAATGGAACTGGGGGAAGTCGAAGGCGCTATGAGCAGCCTTGCTATTGCAGTTGCCGGTCTGCTGACCGTTGTCAGTGCATCTGTGTTTGCACAGTTTATGTAG